One Cryptomeria japonica chromosome 9, Sugi_1.0, whole genome shotgun sequence genomic window carries:
- the LOC131029767 gene encoding uncharacterized protein LOC131029767, with the protein MKKWLGLRIKLATSKGKQNNILTDNPQSKVHKEYTRRTQLELRKNASIDSEEKAEAPLTVEEPKKKLDERMKEVEDLAKHVSLGIIASIGATPQEEIHPVMPAIEGFSATTKYPGPEAQPSSTTTTATTSTTMTPDTTSTTSVATTMTTMPPPVVTTVVTPPSIVSQVCMPIMTPTKEMVIIHNME; encoded by the coding sequence ATGAAGAAGTGGCTGGGTCTCAGAATTAAACTAGCTACCTCTAAAGGGAAACAAAATAATATCCTGACTGACAATCCTCAATCCAAGGTACACAAAGAATATACAAGGAGGACACAGTTAGAGTTGAGGAAGAATGCATCCATAGACTCTGAGGAAAAAGCTGAAGCCCCTTTGACCGTAGAAGAACCAAAGAAAAAGTtggatgaaagaatgaaagaaGTTGAAGACTTGGCAAAACATGTGAGTTTGGGGATTATTGCCAGCATAGGGGCCACACCACAAGAAGAAATTCATCCTGTCATGCCCGCTATTGAAGGTTTTTCAGCAACAACAAAGTACCCTGGTCCAGAGGCTCAACCCTCCAGTACTACTACCACAGCCACTACTTCTACAACAATGACTCCTGACACCACATCAACTACATCAGTTGCAACAACTATGACAACAATGCCTCCACCTGTGGTTACAACAGTAGTCACCCCACCTTCTATTGTTTCGCAAGTGTGCATGCCTATAATGACTCCCACAAAGGAGATGGTGATTATTCATAATATGGAGTGA